CGTACTACCGTCTGGAACTCATGTCGCTTCTGGGCCAACTACAGCCCAGTTTCAAATTCATTCCTAAACTCTTGCCCCTAGGCACTTCGTGTAAACGTGAAAAGATTCTATGGGTAATAGCATATGGTTGTCACGCCAACTTGCTCTCTTACAGACTTGGTGGAATCTTCACCCCATACTGCTTACAACTATGAAGTCCTTTCAGATCTAGGGGATCTGGGCTAGAGTCAGGCTCAACAGGGGGATCtgggatagggtcagggttaggctaGGGCTGTTGCAGTggccgtattaccgccacactggcagtcatgagtcatgactgCAGTAGAATTTGACGTGACCGTTGAGTCATGGTGATATCCTCTTATCCACTCTGGACATGTATTGGTAGTACCCAACTCACTAATGATCATCAGgtcgctaatggcctggtactcaggactcgattgtccctctaaccactctgacatcaatgtaaTACAATCGAAAATCACAACAAACATCATCAAAACACTGCTTTTAAAACTCAACTTACTGTGATTGATCAATTTGAAGAGAGTTCAACAACAGTTTGAAAACGGAAAAcatggttgttgtggatgttCTTTTAAAGCCTAACACAACTAAAATGGACAGCACTTTCTaagggtgtcatgtttgtcatttattatcatgtcttgtccctgtgctccccattctattcgtttccctctgctggtcttattgggttctttccctctttctatccctctctctccccctccccctctcactctctcgtcttctctctatcgttccgttcctgctcccagctgttcctattccctaatcatcatttagtcttcccacacctgttcccgatcctttcccctgattagagtccctatttattcctttgtgttccgttcctgtcccgtcggttccttgtttagtattcaccatgctgtgattgcgtttcgccctgtcctgtcgtgtttttgctgtgattgtgtatcgccctgtcctgtcgtgtttttgccttcatcagatgctgcgtgtgagcaggtgtctctgtctactacggcctgcgcctacccggcgacctgcagtctgtggccgcttctccagttattcccctctacagactagaggatttctgttattccctgtttggacttaaataaactctgtttctgttaagtcgcttttgggtcctctatcacctgcatgacagaaggaaccgaccaaggaatggacccagcgacttcagacgctcgttacactgccgtcaagatccaaggagccatgctcggcagacacgagcaggaattgtctgcatgccgtggagaacctggccgctcaggtttccgcctctctggacagttccagagtctcgtctcgccacctgttacttcctggcctgccgagcctccagaacctagggttaataacccacctgcTGCTCCGGGCAGCCCATGAGTGCCGTGGTGAGAAACCCAACACAtgatttcactccttactggtcgagaatggggcacagctatctgggaggcaagggctgattgctctaacaagttccagaacagTGATCCAGAGTTTTGgtcttctagggccctggcttccttatgccaaggtgaacccataacggattattcttcCACTGGCCTGTGAGTGGaaccgagcctccagaacctagggttaatgaGATTCCtcaggttccttcagatgtggactctttgaagCACTCTGGACAAGGAGAGGGAACCACAACacagttgctggacattttgttaattcatgtccagtaagaggccagagcccatcggCGGAGGGCTACTTGGCGctctactcaggtctcttcatctagatcttacTGGTCCATCTACGCTGGCCGGTTCGactggggcacagctatctgggaggcaagcctACGGTTTGCCTTAGATGCATCTTCCcaatcaaattccagaactttaaagtaTCTGAAgatgattttccgttcaccgtttacacctgttttTTGGGTCATCCCTGTTCAAGggaattctatcctatcctggcgttttgtcatgtgaagtgtttaatgtctgccatcctccgcttcttctgtcccactctctgagggttgtttcatggacagtGAGTGGAACTGAGactcttttttgattttccgttcaccgtttactgaGGAACCTGGGACCGGAGgaatcatgatctgcgcacggtcttcagtcggtcccgagccaactccttcctcctcaccggtcgtatgattgtagtattgatctccttccggggaccactcctcctcgaggtagactatactctctgggctcccgaacgtaaggctctcgaggattatttgtctgtgtctctgacgccggtaccataACCAAAActcactccgttagggcattttgagtaccgggtctGACATCAATGTTAATAtcaatatcctgattttttctccgtcactcgagattcatgttcagcacgttcgacgtgttctacagcgccttttagagaaaagagaagtgctcttttcatgtctcctccgttactcaacaaaggcattcagatggattccccaagctgtcagtgattggcccgttccatcACGTGTCGAACGCTTTTAGGTCaaagggagcttttgatcttctaaaagaacgttttacgtccgctcctatcctcgttactcctgactcACTAGacttcattgtcgaggttgacgcttcagaggtaggcgtgggagccattctatcccagcgcttccagtctgacgattgtcgccatctgagcgcaactatgatgtgggtaaccgtgaactgctggccatccgcttagccctagttAATGGTTGGAGGGGcaagaccataagaaccttgagtacatccgttctgccaaacgacttaatgcccgtcaagctgtCCGGGTagaagaacaccaagcctgatgcatcccgtctgtttagttcttctgtggcttctactgatcccgagggattcttccttatgaacgcacactgcgtcgccgcgcttgtcctagtaacctccttttcgttcctgtttccactcgtctggctgttcttcaagGGCTATGCTTCATCCCGGTGTTGGAGGCCTCTGTGGTTGTTTGTGGCTGGTTCGGACTgaagaccgctccccattccttctcgcccatgtttgccttagacttcatttcCCAGGTATCAAGActtgagagccgccaataaacgcaggattaagagtccaaggtattgttgcggccaaaCATTCCTCTTTTGACAGCTTtccgtaagttgactccgcggttcattggtccgttccgtgtctcccaggtcgtcagtcCTTGTtgatgtctcctgtgttaagccctgtTTAATTCGCACCCCCcgtttccctcccccctcccgtccttgtcgagagcgcacctgtacataagatcatggacatttcggggacggggtcaccaataccttgtggattgggagggttacggtcctgaggagaggagttgggttccgtctcgggaacCGTTCagcatgtcttgtccctgtgctccccattctattcgtttccctctgctggtcttattgggttctttccctctttctacaattcccctaatcatcatttagtcttcccacacctgttcccgatcctttccctgattagagtccctaaattcaccatgctgtgattgcgtttcgcccagtcctgtcgtgttttttgccttcatcagatgctctgtgagcaggtgtctctgtctactacggcctgcgcctacccggcgacctgcagtctgtggccgcttctccattattcccctctacagactagaggatttctgttattccctgtttggacttaaataaactctgtttctgttaagtcgcttttgggtcctctatcacctgcatgacaaagggGATGATTAAATCAAAACATGCAAATAGAAAGTGACGGAACAGGTCATTGTAACTCAAATATCCCAGTTACTATTATTTATCTTTTATttcaaaatgtaaagtgttggtcccatgtttcatgagctgaaataaaatatcttagaaatgttccataagcacaaaaagcaaATTTTTCTCCAATTTTGTgatcaaatttgtttacatccctgttagtgaggatTTCTCCTTTgtgaagataatccatccacctgacaggtggcatatcaagaagctgattaaatagcgtgttggggacaataaaaagccactctaaactgtgcagttttgtcacaacacaatgccacatatctcaagttgagggagagtgcacttggcatgctgactgtaggaatgtccacaagagctgtttccagataatttaatgttaatttctctacaataagcTGCATCCaaagtcgttttagagaatttggcagcacgtccaaccggcctcacaaccacagaccacgtgtaaccaggccagcccaggacctccacatctggcttcttcacctgcagaatcgtctgagaccagccacctggacagctgataaaactgaggagtatttctgtctgtaataaagacctTTTGTGGGTGGGCCTATTTCCCAAGTGTGGTGGGCTCTCTCATGAATCTGATGTATTTAGGTGAGCGGACACCTGGGGCAATTGATTTGTGAgttgcattgtttaaagtggctagtaaaaaaaaaaattcctcagtaaaaggcacatgacagcccgcttggagtttgcctaaaggcatttaaagactctcagaccatgagaaacaaaattctctggtctgacgaaaccaagactaggaaactagtcaggatcaaggcaaagatgaacggaaaaaagtacagagagatccttaatgaagtccagagcgctctggagcaggttcttagactggggcgaaggttcaccttccaacaggtcaacaagcctaagcacacaaccaagacaatgcaggagtggcttcgggacaagtctccgaatgcccttcagtgtcccagccagaacccggatttgaacccgatctaacatctctggagagacctggaaatagctgtgcagtgacgctccccatccaacctgacagagcttgagaggatctgcacagaagaatgggagaaactccccaaatacaggtgtgccaagcttgtagtgttaGTTCGCCacgatggcctatttattgccttacctccctaatcttacttcatttgcgcacactgtatatagacttttctactgtggtattgactgtacgtttgtttattccatgtgtaactctgtgttgttgtttgtgtcgcactgctttgctttatcttggccaggtcacagttgtaaatgagaacttgttctcaactggcctacctggttaaataaaggtgaaataaagaagaagactcgaggctgtaatcgctgccaaaggtgcttcaataaagtactgagtaaagggtctgaatacttatgtaaatgcaatatttacattttttattaaaaaaatttttttaaatgtttgtgcTTTGACATTATTGTGTGTAAATCGATGAGGGAAtaaaatgatttaatcaattttagagtcaagtcaaggggtctgaatacttttcaaatgcatCGTAGAAAAGAGGAGAATATATTCTTTCTAATGCTGTTAACTTCCTTTCTCAAATTCTAATATTGAGCAAATTACACACTCACTGGCATTTGACATAGGCTTTGAAAAAGCACCCATGAGTACTAGGCATGGCAAATGCCTTGGCTGATGGTAAGCTTTCTTGACTTACGACTCTATTTAATCCGTATCGCACCAGTTCAGCTTTACAGCATGATTGAAAGGCAATATTCCTTCGttagactgcattcacggtaaacgctgcatatgtcggctcaaatcggaaattacatttacatttctgtCATGCAATCTGTAGTCCTTAAAAACATCTTGCCAACACATGGCCGACCTTTGACTAACCAGCTAAATGGCTGCTATGTGTTTTCAGTTACCTATCTACATAAAAAGGGCTGTTAGTTTACAATTACTTTTCTAATTATAATGTGGAGAGGTCAAAATAATAAATCTACCAAATCTATTAATTACTTCTCCTTGCCGTTCACCTGAAAAGACCTGCTAACAAAAGACCTTGCTAACATATGATGGTGGTCCCTGGGTCTCCGGTTTGCCTGGACAGGGGTCCCTGGCAAGAAAAGACAACATGCTCTGTAGTAGTCGGAGTTCTCTAAAAGGGATAGCGTGTAATAGTGAGTGTGACTTCAAAGTTCAAACCTAGAACATGTGGACAGTGGTGAACATGGGAGGGCATAGGACTTATGTTGGGGAAGTTCATGGCATAGTCATGACAGACTTATGTTGAGGAAGTTCATGGCATAGTCATGACAGACTTACGTTGGGAAGTTCATGGCATAGTCATGACAGACTTACGCTGGGGAAGTTCATGGCATAGTCATGACAGACTTACGCTGAGGAAGTTCATGGCATAGTCATGACAGACTTACGCTGAGGAAGTTCATGGCATAGTCATGACAGACTTACGCTGAGGAAGTTCATGGCATAGACAGACTCATGACAGATAGTCATTACGCTGAGGAAGTTCATGGCGCTGATTCATGACATGACAGACTTACGCTGAGGAAGTTCATGGCATAGTCATGACAGACTTACGCTGAGGAAGTTCATGGCATAGTCATGACAGACTTACGCTGAGGAAGTTCATGGCATAGTCATGACAGACTTACGCTGAGGAAGTTCATGTTTTATCATGACATGACAGACTTACGCTGGGCTTGGTGTTCTCATACTCCTTCTCCAGATTTTTATCCTAAACAGAAAGCATGCCATTAATGTATCAGCAATAGACATGAATGTGTCTTAAATCAACCATGTGGTGGGCTTCAAATATCATTATACAACATGCCAATATGAAGacccttttatccaaagcgacttagtatCATCCGTGCATACATTTCACTTAtcggtggtcctgggaatcgaacccactatcctggcgttgcaagcgccatgctccacCAATTGAGCAACAGAGGACAACATGTAAAGACAGACATGCTCAGTAAGGTGTCTCACCACACAGTGCACCAGGATACTGAGAGGGATCCAGAAAATCAGAGAGAACACCACCACTGAGGCCACAATGTTGTCTGCTAGGAACTTCCCTAcaagagggagaccgagagaaaAAGACAAACTCCAACCAGCCTTTCAAATAAACTCCAAGCTAGTCCAACTGGACCTCCAAGCTAGTCTAACGCCAACATTGCATCCCAACTCACCGAAAGTGTTGATGTCCAGCTTGTCGATGAAATCCCACAACCTCTCGATCACATCCTGGACTTGCTTCATGCATTTGccctgaaacaaacagacaaatcaATATATCATAATAGTCAGCCAATTTAAATAGAACGTGGTAACACTCCCTGTAGGACCAATACCATCTATTTAAAACATTCACTTTGTGTAAAAATTTATTTTATTATTCTTTTCAAATGGATTTATTGATGTGATGTGTTGAAACTCTGAATACAGGCCGAGTCCATTCAGTGTGTAGAGGACCCTTCACCTCTACTCACACTGAATGGACTCGGTCTGTACGCTAATGGAAGAGGTCAGTCACTCACGCCCTCATCACAGAAGCCCACGGTGCAGGGTTTCCCCTTGCGCAGGTACAGGAAGTTCTGGTCCTTTTTGACGAAGGGAGTGCAGGTGCCATTTTTGTCCCGGCAGCAGACCTTACACGAATTGACCAGCTCTGGGAGAGTAAAGGGAGGTCAGTTAGGTTCAAAGACAACCTGGTGCTATACTATTTATTATCTGTATCTTTCTCCAAATGTCCTTTACAGTGCCTTAatatcccttgacttattccacattttgttgtgttacccCCTGAATTCAACATTTATTATTAAATAGATTATTTTTTccttacccatctacacacacaataccccataatgaaatgtTAGCACatatattgaaaattaaatacagaaatatctcatttacataagtattcacaacaCTACAAACTGAGCTCTGGTGCAtacaatttcctttgatcatccttgaaatgtcaCTACAACGTGATagaagtccacctgtggccaattcatttgtttggacatgatttagaaagaaacacctGTCTATCTATACAAGGTGTCAGtgcagaaactataccatgaagtccaaggaacttTTCTTAAATCTCAGAGAgagaattgtgatgaggcatatatctggggaagggtataaaactaCTTCTAGaatgttgaaagtttccaagagcacagtgttCTCCATCATTGGGAAAGTAAAAcatatggaactacccagactgaTTAGAGCTGGCCATCTGACCAAACTGAGCCtccgggcaagaaggaccttggtcatgaaggtgaccaagaacccaatgaccactctgacagtaCTACAGAGTTCATTgactgagatgggagaacctgccagaagaaCAACAGTCtgtacagcactccaccaatctggaAGAGCGGCAAGACGGAAGCCAGTCCTAAAATAAGAAACACATGACAGcacgcctggagtttgcaaaaagtcACGTGAAAGACTCAGAGCACAAGGCAAAATGGTCTGATTGAAAAATGTCATtctctggcctgaatgcaaagccaGGCTCTGCTCATCGCATGTCTAAAACCATCCCTACCATGAAGCATGgtgctggcagcatcatgctatgggaatgcttttcagtggcagagactgggagactggtgaGGATAGAACAACCTTAGACAGTGTCAAAGATTTATAttccaacaggacattgaccccaagcatacagccaaaggcAAAGCTGGAACGGCTTCAGAACAATAATGTGAATGTCCTTAAGAGGCACAGCCAAAGGCCAAACTTGTATTCCATTGAAAAtatgtggaaagacttgaagattgctgttcactgcCAATCTCCATCGAACATAACAGTGCTTGAGAAAATCTGCCAAGAATAAATGGGAGAGAAGACCCAAATCCAgatgcaaagctgatacagacatacccaagacgactcaaagctgatacagacatacccaagacgactcaaagctgatgcagacatacccaagacgactcaaagctgatgcagacatacccaagacgactcaaagctgatacagacatacccaagacgactcaaagctgatacagacatacccaagacgactcaaagctgatacagacatacccaagatgactcaaagctgtaaccgctgctaaaggtgcttctatAAAGTATTAACTCAGGGGTGTCCAGAAACTCAAAATGTCCAGACATTTCTTTAAACATGTTTTCATGTGGGTGAGAAAAAataaattgaatccattttgaattctgtCTGTAACactacaaaatgtggaataagtcaaggggtatgaatactttctgaaggcactgtacagtatatTGGCAGAAATCAAATTTAAGGCTTTGCATTTCGAACATTAATTTATTCTTGAAGCTTCAAATCAAATAATGAACAAAACCTTTAATGCAAAGATATTGGGTCCACCCATAGAGATAGAAATACAACTATAGAGAGGCTCTATGAGTACACCATGGTACTGTACAGTGGTGTATGTGAGAGGGTTGTACCATTACAAGCACATGGCTGCAGGTTCTGCACAGCCTCACAGAAGGTCATGCACTCCCCGTCGCTGCACCTCCCGCTGTCCACACAGATGGTATTGTCCggagcgttgtctgggtttgggcACTCACTGCTCTTACCTAAGGTTTTGAGAAGGTGGTGGGGAGAAAGGACATCAAAGAAATTGAGAATCTCCCTCAGGGAGTCAGTCAAATACCCAAACTGATGTCTCAACAGCAAGACCTGGAGACCTAGCCAGCTAGAGGATGTTTATCCAAAATATCACTTACATAGCAGATAATGGTTAGTTGTCCGGTTGAACAATAGtatatttatttttctttaaacAGGGGTGAGTCCCATTGAGAACAACATATTTTACTAGGGAGCCCTGTATTACAAAGCATCAATgatcaataaaaaataaatcacatCGGTCTGTTTAGTCGTGGCTATCCTGTGTATGAACAGTAGAGGAGGTTACCTGTGCAGAGGGACATGCCTTTACAGGTGGCGTTGATTGGCTCCTGGCACGGCTTGCCTGCCTGCTGAAACTTGCAGTTCTTACAGCATGGACTGTTCCTGTCACTGGATGTACCCGGACATAGAACACAATAACTTCAGTTTCCATGTGGGGAATGTCACTAAGCATCATAGTAGTGTGAATGCACTGGCATGGTGATGATAGAGAGGAAGGTTACAGGATAGTATGTtcaaggtccaatgcagccatttttatctcaatatcaaataatttctgggaaACAataaagtaccttactgtgattattttcaattcaaatggaaaaaaatatattaaaaaaacatgtaaatagcttcttagcaaagtgcaatttctcaagcaagaattttgctaggactgtctgggagtggtctaagtagggaggggaaaactgaaaatgagctgttattggcagagtggtttggaactctctcttattggtctattaactaatgtaCCGCCTGGTGGTGTCACCAGGCAGGCAAAAACTGCCAAAAGAGGCTGACATTTCAGgctgtcttttcaaacagcttttACACTAAAACGGCTTCTTGgtcattttcacagtattattccaaccagTGTGAAAATGTATAGAAAACACAGGAaggaaaaaattataataatcacATTTTTGagagcactgggcctttaaacacaCACAAAAGAACTGTAATGTCAATTTACTTTATTAGTTTACTGTATATTATGAAATTGACATGATTCTGtatgtaaccatgttgtaacttCTACATGACACTGCAAACTACATTTCCCCaaggggacaataaagtcagCCAGTAAGTAAAGAAATGCAGGAATTCACTGAAGCCTTTGTAAATGTCATCCTGCCATATGAATTACTGCACTCAGAGGTGGCGGGTTTCTACCTGCACTGGGACTCGGGCCTGAACTTGCAGTCGGCGGAGCAGCACTGGTCGTCGTTGAGGTGCAGCAGGCCCGGGTCACACTCCTCCCCTTCCTCAACGCGCAGGTTCCCACACACCTTGCTGTTCCTCTCCTTGAAGCAGATGGGAGCCTTGAGGCGCAGCGTCTTCCCTATGGAGATCTTACTGCAGTTGGAGAAACGCTGTGGGGAGAAGACAAATataaaggaagggaggaaggaaagaatATAAGCTAAATGTCATGTGAGCATATATGAGTCATTTGACAGAAGATTTGAAGCACACAAGAGCATTACCTTGTTATTGTAGTGGTCCCCGCTCACAGCGATGGGGTACATGACAAACTTGCCCCCGTGGTCATCGCTAGGGGCGCAGTAATGCATGCTGTCAGGGTCGTGCTCAGCTCCAAAGTTGTGGCCTAGCTCATGGGTTGTCACCAAATCTGCTTCCTGGTGATgggagaaaaaaagaagaaaaaaacgtAATGCTTGGAAACCATATATTGACTTGCAACAATTAATAAAGGAATGACATATCTATTATCTTTGGGATATAAAAGCATGTAAATATCTGAGGAGCAGTGACCTGAAGAGGGTCTTGTAAGGTCTAAGTCATTAATATTAGTGATGCATACGGCTGCCTACTCAACCCATGACCCAACACAATGTGCCCCACAGGTTATTCTATCCATGTGTCATTAGACAACATCTAAAACCATCATCTTGACTGAGTACTGCCCATCACCTGACCTATGACCCAGAAAGATGTCATGAATTATGCAATACAGGGAGTTGTTCAGTCCTGGTTCTAGTTTATTCGATAGAGGGTGCAGAAGCCTTAGAAATAGCATGGCTGGATTCAGATACTCAATGAGGAACCTACCTTGGTTAGAATGGTTTTGCCATAATTCTTAGTGCTGGTTAAACCAGTGTTGAGGAAACTGGGGTTCTTAACGGAACTAGATGGAAAGAAAGCTgcagaaaacaaaaagagaacgccagggtagtgggttcgatccccgggaccacccatacgtagaatgtatgcacacatgactgtaagtcgctttggataaaagcgtctgctaaatggcatatattattattattattattaaatcagACTAGAAATATAGGAGAAATATCTTGAGAATCTATCACACCATTATCAAAACACTCATGATAGTTATTTGATCAGAATTGAGAGGACCTCTGTGAGAGGCTAAGCCTTACGTTTAGGACAGAGGCCCCCCATAGCCTGGGCTTTAGAAGGGGCCACATAAGCCAAGCCCAGTGTCCCCTCATCAAAGTCCTGATAGGTGAACAGGTGGGCAAGGCACACAGTGCTAGCATTGTCCGCTATGTCCGTGCTAAATTGCTGCAGAGAAAAGAGGTATTGAAAAATGAATGAGAAGAAAATACTAGTCATTACAAGCCAAAAGTATCCCCAGGGTGAGAGTGTTTGTTGTCAATCATGTTAAGGCCCGTTCAAGTAAATGTTATTGAAGAGTCTACAACATAAAGTTCATACAGTGACCCCCCCAGAAATGTGTCCTCATGTATTCCCTACCTACAGACAACAGAACACTGTACAGGCTACACAATGTAATGGCATCTGAGTAGATTAGAGTCAGTAGCAGTGTCTCACTTCCAGCAGTTTCTTGACGTCCCACACCTCCTTGCCTTGGATGGGGCTTCcattcatgttgtagtgggtcCAGTCCGGCCCAGCCTGGCCAAGCGGCGCTCTGGTCGGCTCCTTGTTGATGATGATCTACAACCAGGACTTTACAACTTCTTAAACCCAATTAAGGTTACAGCACGTACTACAGTCCCCATAATGCTCTGCACAAGATATTATGGTCTGGAGAAGATATGGATCATAGACCGCCACATTTATTCAGTGAGGCGCTGGTTTCGTAGTAGACGCAGTGTTGCCATTCATTCCCACACAAAGAGCTTCCACGGTCTGCTCCAAAAATGCTTTTACAATTAGGGTACTACAGTTATGCTCAGCTTAATTTCTTAACCCAGCACTGACACATAACACACTGAGCTATGGTGTCACTAGTGATATGGAATGATTGGCATGGAAATGACAACGCCAAATGACAACATGCCAAATATTTGcttacaactactacaacaatacaactactaccaactcacacacacagtcagcaaATAGTCCCACCTGTTGGATCTGAACACCGTATCCTGTAAACTCATCATCCCAGGTTGTGTTCCTGTACATGTCGTCCACTCTGTCAATCAACTCAATCTGGGGGAAACAGACAGTATTAAGCACAAACCCAGATGATGCCTGTTCCTGAACAGTGGTTCGTTGCAGCACTACACAATTCCAAATGGACCTCATGGCTCTACTTTCAGGCACTTCATGAAGGTTTAaaacacgtgtcaaactcattccacggcgGTGTCCGCAGgttttcactcctcccttgtaattgattgatgaattaaaggtcactaatta
This sequence is a window from Oncorhynchus gorbuscha isolate QuinsamMale2020 ecotype Even-year linkage group LG17, OgorEven_v1.0, whole genome shotgun sequence. Protein-coding genes within it:
- the LOC124001138 gene encoding disintegrin and metalloproteinase domain-containing protein 17-like isoform X3 — encoded protein: MMKYLVLVTFLAPCWVNCAIKSRATEEETPGNDTDFEALSSLLSDFEVLPVSGLQQHSLRKRDVHTESQLERIVSFSALKRHFKLYLTTNTDLFTEDFKAVFVDKQGKEDRYDVQLQNYFTGHLVGEEHSRVQAHIDGAEFSAHILTEETEYNVEPLWRFTEVPPDGRLLVYRSEDIRNLSRLASPKVCGYIHAGAQDLLPEAARGGEAREDSLHREKRVTHNHKKNTCPLALVADYRFFKHMGRGEESITLNYLIELIDRVDDMYRNTTWDDEFTGYGVQIQQIIINKEPTRAPLGQAGPDWTHYNMNGSPIQGKEVWDVKKLLEQFSTDIADNASTVCLAHLFTYQDFDEGTLGLAYVAPSKAQAMGGLCPKPFFPSSSVKNPSFLNTGLTSTKNYGKTILTKEADLVTTHELGHNFGAEHDPDSMHYCAPSDDHGGKFVMYPIAVSGDHYNNKRFSNCSKISIGKTLRLKAPICFKERNSKVCGNLRVEEGEECDPGLLHLNDDQCCSADCKFRPESQCSDRNSPCCKNCKFQQAGKPCQEPINATCKGMSLCTGKSSECPNPDNAPDNTICVDSGRCSDGECMTFCEAVQNLQPCACNELVNSCKVCCRDKNGTCTPFVKKDQNFLYLRKGKPCTVGFCDEGGKCMKQVQDVIERLWDFIDKLDINTFESRDAEQPRDGLCRRHQAIYASNLLRHSDSSPLPPFSTPNGPTCLRQHQCPRLGFWPGKWGDRGGGGPADGHHTGGSQLRFSPRHG
- the LOC124001138 gene encoding disintegrin and metalloproteinase domain-containing protein 17-like isoform X4 — protein: MMKYLVLVTFLAPCWVNCAIKSRATEEETPGNDTDFEALSSLLSDFEVLPVSGLQQHSLRKRDVHTESQLERIVSFSALKRHFKLYLTTNTDLFTEDFKAVFVDKQGKEDRYDVQLQNYFTGHLVGEEHSRVQAHIDGAEFSAHILTEETEYNVEPLWRFTEVPPDGRLLVYRSEDIRNLSRLASPKVCGYIHAGAQDLLPEAARGGEAREDSLHREKRVTHNHKKNTCPLALVADYRFFKHMGRGEESITLNYLIELIDRVDDMYRNTTWDDEFTGYGVQIQQIIINKEPTRAPLGQAGPDWTHYNMNGSPIQGKEVWDVKKLLEQFSTDIADNASTVCLAHLFTYQDFDEGTLGLAYVAPSKAQAMGGLCPKPFFPSSSVKNPSFLNTGLTSTKNYGKTILTKEADLVTTHELGHNFGAEHDPDSMHYCAPSDDHGGKFVMYPIAVSGDHYNNKRFSNCSKISIGKTLRLKAPICFKERNSKVCGNLRVEEGEECDPGLLHLNDDQCCSADCKFRPESQCSDRNSPCCKNCKFQQAGKPCQEPINATCKGMSLCTGKSSECPNPDNAPDNTICVDSGRCSDGECMTFCEAVQNLQPCACNELVNSCKVCCRDKNGTCTPFVKKDQNFLYLRKGKPCTVGFCDEGGKCMKQVQDVIERLWDFIDKLDINTFG